A genomic window from Chaetodon trifascialis isolate fChaTrf1 chromosome 22, fChaTrf1.hap1, whole genome shotgun sequence includes:
- the drd4-rs gene encoding dopamine receptor D4 related sequence, with the protein MQRSGAPIMDNVTPGTPPGEMNPKHYNYLALVLGVPLVLVIILGNVLVCLSVLTERSLQTATNYFIISLAVADLLLAVLVLPLYVYSEFLGGIWTLSTSVCDALMTMDVMLCTSSILNLCAISVDRYIAVVVPLKYNRNQFSVRQLALIAATWVLSLGVASPIIFGLNQVPARDPSVCKLENDRFVVYSSICSFFVPCPVMLFLYYWMFRGLRQWSGRGRSQAGRTDRRGLSLRLSSALQRAKATTAGSQGKVIYAMPASLSPASPSTISTRTPSATPVAEDQPDGVAVAAESDPMTTQMDSVSDGEPTDRREGSSRRENGLMKMSAVKKGRRNSKSSRVSGRERKAMKVLPVVVGVFLACWTPFFVIHVTKVLCQSCDIGPTLISVVTWLGYVNSAINPIIYTAFNAEFRNVFHKLLCCRALN; encoded by the exons ATGCAGCGCAGCGGGGCCCCCATCATGGACAATGTGACACCTGGCACCCCTCCAGGTGAGATGAACCCGAAGCACTACAACTACCTAGCCCTGGTCCTCGGCGTCCCCCTCGTCCTGGTCATCATCCTGGGGAACGTCCTGGTGTGTCTGAGCGTGCTCACCGAGCGCTCCCTGCAAACCGCCACCAACTACTTCATCATCAGCCTGGCGGTGGCCGACCTGCTGCTGGCGGTGCTGGTGCTGCCGCTCTACGTCTACTCTGAG TTTCTGGGAGGTATCTGGACTTTGAGCACCTCCGTTTGTGACGCTCTGATGACCATGGATGTGATGCTGTGTACTTCTTCCATCCTCAACCTGTGCGCCATCAGCGTGGACAG GTACATTGCAGTGGTCGTCCCTCTGAAGTACAACAGGAACCAGTTCAGCGTCCGTCAGCTGGCTCTCATCGCTGCTACCTGGGTGCTGTCTCTAGGTGTGGCAAGTCCAATCATCTTTGGTCTGAACCAGGTGCCGGCTCGTGATCCGAGCGTGTGCAAACTGGAGAACGACCGCTTCGTGGTGtactcctccatctgctccttcTTCGTGCCTTGTCCTGTCATGCTCTTCTTGTACTACTGGATGTTTCGAGGCCTGCGGCAGTGGAGCGGCCGCGGTCGATCGCAGGCCGGTCGGACCGATCGCCGCGGCCTCTCTTTACGTCTCAGCTCAGCTTTGCAACGAGCCAAAGCCACGACGGCCGGGAGTCAAGGGAAGGTCATCTACGCCATGCCGGCCAGCCTGAGCCCCGCCTCCCCATCCACCATCTCCACGAGGACGCCCTCTGCGACACCAGTGGCGGAGGACCAGCCGGACGGGGTGGCGGTCGCAGCAGAGAGCGACCCAATGACGACGCAGATGGACAGCGTGTCAGACGGCGAGCccacagacaggagggagggaagcagcaggagggagaatggcctgatgaagatgagtgctgtgaagaaaggaagaagaaacagtaagagcagcagagtcagCGGCAGGGAGCGCAAAGCCATGAAGGTCCTGCCTGTCGTCGTCG GTGTGTTTCTGGCCTGTTGGACACCGTTCTTTGTCATCCACGTCACCAAGGTTTTGTGTCAGTCATGTGACATTGGCCCCACCCTCATCTCCGTGGTAACGTGGCTCGGCTACGTCAACAGCGCCATCAACCCGATCATCTACACCGCCTTCAACGCCGAGTTCAGGAACGTCTTTCacaagctgctctgctgtcgcGCATTAAACTGA